From the genome of Acidobacteriota bacterium, one region includes:
- the nosZ gene encoding Sec-dependent nitrous-oxide reductase: MKRILIVVVPLVLVLAATIGACGPRLTSGGPAGLLELAQSRGLSPEDAGRAIKTFVPPGGRDEYMLFASGGHSGQVHVVGVPSMRLLKTIAVFTPEPWQGFGYGADWSESALGEGSGNGNGDALRWGDSHHPALSETDGKYDGRWLYINDRAHGRIGMVDLADFRTKQVLQVPNLQTSHGGIFATPDTKYVHISSKVPALKAWNASKGQSVTLDDHLNRYADIYRGYSTFVAVDPKSGRMDLAKSFQIELPPYTQDLADSGKGASDGYAFINSYNVEMATGGIQQGRPPLEVGASQLDFDYLHIINWRKAEQVIAAGKFTSLNGIRVITLETAVEEGLLHLAPEPRSPHGVDIAPKGDYITVSGKLDPHATVYSIELIKKAIESKNYEGKDRYGIPILNFDAVVAGKVELGAGPLHTQYDNQGHAYTSLYLESAVAKWTLGEPYHPADKAFKLVDKVSVHYNIGHLATTQGDTMDPQGKYLIAMNKWSIDRHSNVGPLHPQNFQLIDISGPKMELIADMPIGFGEPHYAQLVKTDTLKGLAVYAPGTSPETMARSPNAIATETEARIERRPGVVEVWMNVVRSHFTPDIVTAKVGDKVIIHLTNTEQTADATHGFAVPTKNVIVSLDPGESTTVEFVADKAGSYSFYCTEFCSALHLEMQGWLIVEK; encoded by the coding sequence ATGAAGAGAATACTGATCGTAGTGGTGCCGCTCGTGCTGGTATTGGCGGCAACGATCGGCGCGTGCGGGCCCCGTTTGACCAGCGGTGGGCCCGCCGGGCTGCTCGAGCTTGCGCAGTCGCGGGGCCTCAGTCCCGAGGACGCCGGCCGGGCCATCAAGACGTTCGTCCCGCCGGGCGGGCGCGACGAGTACATGCTGTTTGCGTCGGGCGGCCATTCCGGTCAGGTGCACGTCGTGGGCGTCCCGTCCATGCGGTTGCTGAAGACCATTGCCGTCTTCACCCCCGAGCCGTGGCAGGGCTTCGGCTACGGCGCCGACTGGTCCGAGAGTGCGCTCGGGGAAGGCAGCGGCAACGGCAACGGCGACGCCCTGCGATGGGGTGACTCCCATCACCCGGCGCTGAGCGAAACCGACGGGAAATACGACGGCCGCTGGCTCTACATCAACGATCGCGCGCATGGCCGGATCGGGATGGTGGACCTTGCCGACTTCCGGACCAAGCAGGTCCTGCAGGTGCCCAACCTCCAGACCTCCCACGGCGGCATCTTCGCGACGCCCGACACCAAGTACGTGCACATCTCCTCGAAGGTGCCGGCCCTGAAGGCGTGGAACGCCAGCAAGGGACAATCGGTGACGCTCGACGACCATCTCAATCGCTACGCCGACATCTATCGTGGCTACTCCACGTTCGTCGCCGTCGATCCGAAGAGCGGCCGCATGGATCTGGCGAAGAGCTTCCAGATCGAGCTGCCGCCGTACACGCAGGACCTGGCCGACTCCGGGAAGGGCGCCAGCGACGGCTACGCCTTCATCAACTCGTACAACGTGGAGATGGCCACCGGCGGCATCCAGCAGGGCCGGCCGCCCCTCGAGGTCGGCGCGTCGCAGCTCGATTTCGACTACCTGCACATCATCAACTGGCGGAAGGCCGAACAGGTCATCGCGGCGGGCAAGTTCACGAGCCTGAATGGCATCCGCGTGATCACGCTCGAAACCGCGGTTGAGGAGGGGCTGCTGCACCTGGCGCCCGAGCCGCGCAGCCCGCACGGCGTCGACATCGCCCCGAAGGGCGACTACATCACGGTCTCCGGGAAGCTCGATCCGCATGCCACGGTCTACAGCATCGAGCTGATCAAGAAGGCGATCGAATCGAAGAACTACGAGGGCAAAGATCGCTACGGCATTCCGATCCTCAATTTCGACGCGGTGGTCGCGGGCAAGGTCGAACTGGGCGCCGGTCCGCTGCACACCCAGTACGACAACCAGGGACACGCCTACACCAGCCTCTATCTCGAGAGCGCCGTGGCGAAGTGGACGCTCGGCGAGCCGTACCACCCGGCCGACAAGGCCTTCAAGCTGGTGGACAAGGTGTCGGTCCACTACAACATCGGCCATCTCGCCACCACCCAGGGCGACACCATGGACCCCCAGGGCAAGTACCTGATCGCCATGAACAAGTGGTCGATCGACCGTCACAGCAACGTCGGGCCGCTGCACCCGCAGAACTTCCAGTTGATCGATATCTCCGGCCCGAAAATGGAGCTGATCGCCGACATGCCGATTGGTTTCGGCGAGCCGCACTATGCCCAGCTGGTGAAGACCGACACCCTGAAAGGACTGGCGGTCTACGCGCCCGGCACCTCGCCGGAAACGATGGCGCGGAGCCCGAACGCGATCGCCACCGAAACCGAGGCCCGGATCGAGCGCCGTCCCGGGGTCGTGGAAGTCTGGATGAACGTGGTCCGCAGCCACTTCACACCGGACATCGTGACCGCGAAGGTCGGCGACAAGGTGATCATCCATCTCACCAACACCGAACAGACGGCCGACGCCACGCACGGCTTCGCCGTGCCGACCAAGAACGTGATCGTCAGCCTCGACCCGGGAGAATCGACGACGGTGGAGTTTGTCGCCGATAAGGCGGGCTCCTACAGCTTCTACTGCACCGAGTTCTGTTCGGCGCTGCACCTGGAGATGCAGGGCTGGCTCATCGTCGAGAAGTAA
- a CDS encoding nitrous oxide reductase accessory protein NosL gives MSTRTLVIAAFALLSAACSAIAAGPPEIVVDTTACSHCGMLVSEPIYAAAYQAQGQPPRVFDDIGCLLEALRGEATVPAEVWLQEAGGAGWLDADTAIFVASTRIPTPMSGGVLAYAAAAAAETAATAHGGQMLRSWQEVRTWKGEAK, from the coding sequence ATGTCGACTCGAACCCTTGTCATCGCCGCCTTCGCGCTGCTGTCAGCGGCCTGCAGCGCGATTGCGGCTGGTCCCCCGGAGATCGTGGTGGACACCACCGCCTGCAGCCACTGCGGCATGTTGGTCAGCGAGCCCATCTACGCCGCGGCGTACCAGGCACAGGGCCAGCCACCGCGGGTGTTCGATGACATCGGGTGCCTGCTCGAGGCCCTTCGCGGTGAAGCCACAGTTCCGGCCGAGGTCTGGCTGCAGGAGGCCGGCGGAGCCGGATGGCTCGACGCCGACACGGCGATCTTCGTTGCGTCCACGCGCATCCCCACCCCGATGAGCGGCGGTGTGCTCGCCTACGCCGCGGCCGCGGCGGCGGAGACCGCGGCCACGGCGCATGGCGGGCAAATGCTGCGATCGTGGCAGGAAGTCCGGACCTGGAAAGGAGAGGCGAAATGA
- a CDS encoding ABC transporter permease subunit produces the protein MIEIRNVTKRYGRRVALAEVSLTLGAGEVTLLLGANGAGKSTLLRCLLGITDYEGAIAVDGLDPLADGCAVRSAIGYMPQSGGLHGDLSVRQTMAFYARIRQSSGDRGATLLQEAGLGPHLDTLVGELSGGMRQRLGFALALLPDPSILVLDEPSASLDVASRRWLAERLRAAAGEGRTVIVSTHGGQELLDAGDRTITLEAGRVVEAPAAAEHGGAAPAASTALAARATATAGHGWRHRAARMLPIAGKEVRDGLTNRWLIGYSVLLGGLGLAAIATGLDSASGLAIQAFGRTTATLMNLCLLLSPLVAVVMGAALIAGEQERGTLEHLLAQPLTRTELLVGKHLGLLAALTAATVAGFVPAGLAIVLAAGPTVLGHYLLFPTIAALAGAAMAAVGLLISVASRSAVHAQGTAIFTWFAFVLLYDLVLMGSLAVSGMPAPWLAAALVGNPVDAARVLGVLALEPDLYLLGPAGAFLTATLSPAGTASLLIGTLIMWGVVPVCAAAMKFSIRRRKGSHAENRVAIAAINGRAGCGDRVHVEGGIAGVGN, from the coding sequence ATGATCGAGATTCGGAACGTCACGAAACGATACGGCCGGCGGGTGGCGCTGGCCGAGGTGTCGCTGACGCTCGGTGCGGGAGAAGTGACGCTGCTGCTCGGCGCGAACGGCGCCGGGAAATCGACGTTGCTCCGGTGCCTGCTCGGGATCACCGACTACGAGGGCGCGATCGCGGTCGACGGTCTCGATCCCCTCGCCGACGGCTGCGCGGTCCGTTCGGCGATCGGCTACATGCCGCAGAGCGGGGGTCTGCACGGCGACCTCTCGGTTCGCCAAACGATGGCGTTCTACGCGCGGATCCGCCAGTCGTCGGGCGATCGCGGTGCGACGCTGCTGCAAGAAGCGGGGCTCGGACCGCATCTCGACACGCTGGTCGGTGAGCTGTCAGGCGGCATGCGTCAGCGGCTCGGCTTCGCACTCGCGCTGCTGCCCGATCCCAGCATTCTGGTCCTCGATGAGCCGAGCGCCAGCCTCGACGTCGCCAGCCGGCGGTGGCTGGCCGAGCGGCTGCGCGCGGCCGCCGGCGAGGGCCGAACCGTCATCGTTTCGACGCACGGCGGCCAGGAGCTGCTCGATGCCGGTGACCGCACGATCACGCTCGAAGCGGGCCGCGTCGTGGAGGCGCCGGCCGCAGCCGAACATGGCGGCGCCGCACCCGCGGCTTCGACCGCCCTCGCGGCAAGGGCAACGGCGACGGCGGGCCACGGCTGGCGGCACAGGGCGGCACGCATGCTCCCCATCGCCGGCAAGGAAGTGCGGGACGGGCTCACCAACCGCTGGCTGATCGGGTACTCGGTCCTGCTCGGCGGGCTCGGCCTGGCCGCGATCGCCACTGGCCTCGACAGCGCCTCGGGCCTGGCGATCCAGGCGTTTGGCCGCACCACGGCAACCCTGATGAACTTGTGCCTCCTCCTGTCGCCTCTGGTGGCGGTGGTCATGGGGGCGGCGTTGATCGCGGGTGAGCAGGAGCGCGGCACGCTCGAGCACCTGCTGGCGCAGCCGCTGACCAGGACCGAGCTGTTGGTGGGCAAGCATCTTGGCTTGCTCGCGGCGCTGACCGCCGCCACCGTCGCGGGCTTCGTTCCGGCCGGGCTGGCCATTGTCCTGGCGGCAGGCCCCACGGTGCTTGGGCACTATCTGCTGTTTCCCACCATCGCGGCGCTGGCCGGCGCCGCCATGGCGGCGGTGGGCCTGCTGATCTCCGTCGCCAGCCGCTCGGCGGTACACGCGCAGGGAACGGCGATCTTCACGTGGTTTGCATTCGTGTTGCTGTACGACCTGGTGCTCATGGGTTCGCTCGCCGTGAGCGGAATGCCGGCACCCTGGCTCGCGGCGGCGCTGGTCGGCAACCCGGTCGATGCCGCGAGGGTCCTTGGGGTCCTGGCGCTCGAACCGGATCTGTACTTACTTGGCCCGGCCGGCGCTTTTCTCACGGCGACGCTGTCTCCGGCAGGAACCGCCAGCCTGCTGATCGGAACGCTGATTATGTGGGGGGTGGTGCCGGTCTGCGCCGCGGCGATGAAGTTTTCAATTCGGAGGAGGAAGGGTTCACATGCGGAAAACAGAGTGGCTATTGCTGCTATCAACGGCCGTGCTGGTTGCGGCGATCGCGTGCACGTCGAAGGAGGAATCGCCGGCGTCGGGAACTAG